Within the Novosphingobium sp. SL115 genome, the region AAACAGGCGAGTGGCTGGGGTATCGTTCATGGGTGGAAGATAGGGAGCCGTGCGGCTAAGGGAAGCCCATGACTCAAAAGCTGACGATCCGCCGCCCCGACGACTGGCATGTCCATCTGCGTGACCGTGATGTGTTGCAGGGCGTTGCCCCCTATACCGCGCGCCAGTTTGCCCGTGCCATCGTCATGCCCAACCTTGCCCCGCCGATGACCGACGCTGCAGGCGTGGCGGCCTATCGCGACCGTATTCTGGCCGCGCTTCCGGCAGGCAGCGATTTCACCCCGCTGATGACGCTCTACCTGACCGATTCGACCGACGTGGACGAAGTGGCGCGCGGTTATGCCGATGGTGTGTTCGTTGCGGCGAAGCTCTATCCTGCCCATGCCACCACCGGATCGGCTCATGGTGTGACCGACATTCGCAACATCTATCCCGTGCTGGAAAAGATGCAGGAGATCGGCATGCCGTTGCTTATCCATGGCGAAGTGACCGATGCTCATGTCGATATTTTCGACCGGGAAGCGGTGTTCATCGAACGCACGCTGACCCGGCTGGTGGCCGATCTGCCCGCGCTGAAAGTGGTGTTCGAACACATCACCACGCAAGAAGCGGCGCAGTTTGTGGAAGGTGCGGGCGTCAACATCGGCGCGACGATCACCCCGCAGCACCTGCATATCAACCGCAACGCCATGCTGGTGGGCGGCATTCGCCC harbors:
- the pyrC gene encoding dihydroorotase, with product MTQKLTIRRPDDWHVHLRDRDVLQGVAPYTARQFARAIVMPNLAPPMTDAAGVAAYRDRILAALPAGSDFTPLMTLYLTDSTDVDEVARGYADGVFVAAKLYPAHATTGSAHGVTDIRNIYPVLEKMQEIGMPLLIHGEVTDAHVDIFDREAVFIERTLTRLVADLPALKVVFEHITTQEAAQFVEGAGVNIGATITPQHLHINRNAMLVGGIRPHAFCLPVAKREKHRLALRKLATSGCDRVFLGTDTAPHAKHLKEAACGCAGIFNAPFALESYVTVFDEEGALDKFEAFASRNGPAFYGLPVNETTITLENAPVTVPDVVDCNGTMIVPFHAGETLNWRLV